One window of Brassica rapa cultivar Chiifu-401-42 unplaced genomic scaffold, CAAS_Brap_v3.01 Scaffold0562, whole genome shotgun sequence genomic DNA carries:
- the LOC117130570 gene encoding LOW QUALITY PROTEIN: kinesin-like protein KIN-7H (The sequence of the model RefSeq protein was modified relative to this genomic sequence to represent the inferred CDS: inserted 1 base in 1 codon; deleted 2 bases in 1 codon), translated as MMMTTEADQMQGPSGGGGGGCEEKISVSVRLRPLNDKEMLRNNSPDWECINSTTIMYRSHLSISDRSMYPSAYSFDRVFGPECCTRQVYDQGAKEVAFSVVSGVNASVFAYGQTSSGKTYTMSGITHCTLVDIYDYIDKHKEREFILKFSAMEIYNESVRDLLSTDSSPLRLLDDPEKGTVVEKLTEENCADWNHFKELLSVCEAQRQIGETALNEVSSRSSTTFLQTVESTAREFFTNDKFSTLTATVNFIDLAGSERASQSLSAGTRLKEGCHINRSLLTLGTVIRKLSKGKTGHIXIRDSKLTRILQSSLGGNARTAIICTMSPARIHVEQSRNTLLFASCAKEVTTNAQVNVVMSDKALVKHLQRELAKLESELRSPGQPSVASDTTTALLTEKDLEVE; from the exons ATGATGATGACTACGGAAGCGGATCAGATGCAAGGACcaagcggcggcggcggcggcggctgtGAAGAAAAGATTTCTGTTTCTGTTCGTCTGCGACCTTTAAATGACAAGGAAATGTTGAGGAATAATTCCCCTGACTGGGAGTGCATCAACTCTACAACCATCATGTACAGGAGCCATCTCTCTATCTCTGACCGTTCCATGTATCCTTCTGCTTACTCTTTTG ACAGAGTGTTCGGCCCTGAGTGTTGTACCAGGCAAGTCTATGACCAAGGGGCCAAGGAAGTAGCTTTCTCTGTTGTCAGTGGCGTTAATG CTAGCGTCTTTGCGTACGGGCAAACAAGCAGTGGAAAGACATACACCATGAGTGGAATTACTCACTGCACTTTGGTTGATATATATGACTACATTGACAAG CACAAGGAAAGAGAATTCATTCTAAAGTTCTCCGCCATGGAGATCTATAATGAGTCTGTGCGAGATCTCTTAAGTACAGATAGTAGTCCGCTCAGACTTCTAGATGATCCTGag AAAGGGACAGTTGTTGAGAAACTCACAGAGGAAAAC TGCGCGGACTGGAATCATTTCAAGGAGCTCCTTTCTGTTTGCGAAG CTCAGCGGCAAATTGGAGAGACAGCTCTGAATGAAGTTAGCTCCCG TTCTTCTACTACTTTCTTACAGACAGTTGAAAGCACGGCTCGTGAATTTTTCACTAACGATAAATTTAGTACACTAACAGCAACAGTG AACTTTATTGATCTTGCTGGAAGTGAACGTGCATCTCAGTCATTATCAGCCGGCACAAGGTTGAAAGAAGGTTGTCATATAAACCGAAGTTTGTTAACGCTGGGAACTGTCATCCGTAAGCTAAG TAAAGGAAAAACTGGTCACA CCATCAGAGATTCAAAACTGACGCGCATACTTCAGTCTTCCTTGGGAGGAAATGCCAGAACCGCCATAATATGTACCATGAGTCCTGCAAGAATCCATGTTGAGCAATCAAGAAACACGCTTCTATTCGCGAGCTGTGCAAAGGAGGTGACAACGAATGCACAAGTCAATGTCGTCATGTCTGATAAGGCTTTAGTGAAACACTTGCAGAGGGAGTTGGCTAAACTGGAAAGTGAGTTGAGAAGCCCTGGTCAGCCTTCGGTTGCCTCTGACACAACAACTGCATTACTGACGGAGAAGGACCTCGAGGTTGAAAG